TTACCTCTTCTTGTAATGGTAAAGTTACGCACTGATTTCATCATATCATGATTTATAGATCTGGGTAATTCTAGGTTACCACACAGAACAACATTTATGTTACACCCATGTTTGAAACAAACTATAATGTTTCATATAGTTCTTTAGTTAGGACATACAAAAGATAATGACGGGGGTCCTCGAAGGCAGTTCCACAAGTACAAGTTGTTATTGGATATTACAATTTGATGTAATCTTACTCTCGATTTACTTGATGATCGTATAAGTTCTTCGGCAAAGAATTCCACAGTTCAATAGTATTTATAAAACTGATCTTTCTTGATAATTAGTATTTGTaactcctccaacaatttaTCTTTGGTGAAACTTTATCAAGTACAGAATTTACCTGTGCACCCCAATTTGTGTCTTTTTGAAACGAGAGACCTAAATGTTATATATAGTAATTATTTTTGCATAAATAATCTTGTCATTGATATCACTAAACTTTGATGCATATGTCACAAATGACACCAATGGAGCATTTCCTCAAATTCTCCCCCAAAAATCAAATCATACCatatcaatgtacatgtatccCACTTCAATATAAATttaactaatctcactcactgagGATTTTGTTGGTACAGACTATGGCTCATCTGGACTAAGTGTTGTGAAAACACTAACCCTAGTCAGCCCAAACCCCCTCTGGCTATGTGAGAGACCTGTTTTAACAGAATCTGGCTAAGTGAGAGGACACCGTAGGGTTGGAGACTGAGCTTTATTTACGccagtccaaaacgtttccccCCGATTACATAATTTTGAGAATGTGCTTCATTGCTATTTGATAACTTAACTGACGATTTCTCTCTTTTACCTCATGTAACCAGAtcttaaaaataaactcacaaaCCGCGTTTAAATCTGATTTACTAGCTTTTACGGTTCGCCCCCAAACTCCACATGATCAGTTATAATAGTTTATATCACTGGCACAAAACATATAATATACTTTCCACTAGGGTGTAACGATGCGAATCGATCCCGCTTGTGAACCTTCCTATAATACTTTATCGATAGGATCATACAATGACGACCCAGTGTATCAATGGCTGCATCTGTTATCCCTAAATCACACTGCTTATGATAAGTAAACTGAGGGTTATTGTGAAATATTGCCATCTGCCAATTATGTTAACCCACCTTTCAGCTTGAGTCATCGGGTTATCTGATGACGGATTTATTTGTGAGATTTCTTGATACTTTCATAGTGACAAACGATTATTGACTTCTTTAAATCTATTGTGTTAGTTGATTGTTCAATGCACTGGATATATCTTCATGTTATTTAAACTAAAAACATCTTCCCATGAACTATTTAATTTTCAACCTTTACTCGTACACACAGTAACTGTTTTCTATTGAAAGTGAAAGGTGACCATTTGTCTCAAATTTGACATAGCGCCACACATCCAGTATTTATTGCTTAatttgtatgtgagtgagtgagtgagtgggtgagtgactttagttttacgtcgcacttagcaataatccagctatatggcgacagtctgtaaataatcgagtctggaccagacaatccagtgatcaacaacatgagcatcgatctgcgcaatggggaaccgatgacatgtgtcaaccaagtcagctagtctgaccacccgatcccgtttgtcgcctcttacgacaagcatagtcaccttttatggcaagcatgggttgctgaaggcctattctaccccgggaccttcacgggtcttaattTGCATGTTCTTTTACATACAAAGTTGTCGGGATAAAAGACTCTGTAGACAACAGTTTTGTTATAAATAGTATGAAATCCTGTGTGAAGGACTGAATGTGTTAGTTTGTTGTCGAattttttaaatgctaaatCATGTTCACTAAGAACTCATCACTGACATGAAAGTTATAAGCAATAAACTACTGAACACATTATATGGTTTAATGAGTTTAATGTAAAAGAATTTGGTAGAAAATTGCAACAATTTGtctgaaatttgaatgttgGTTGAACTATCGCAACAGTTATCTCTATAGCAACTTACAATAGACCATGGCGATCGCAACAGCAACATGCAATAGTCTATTGATATGGACCCTAACAGTCGCCCCTCCCACCCAGACATCTCATATAGTCGCACCACTCACCGGTAAACTGTTACAGATTCGATTAAAACAAGGAAAGCTATCATGGTTCTGAAAATCAAATAGAGCAGATTCAGTTCAGACAAGTACTAGCGATTAATAACACCAGTTCACCCTTTGTGGGAGGAAAAACGGAACGTGTAATTGTTTAATTTGTTTAACATCGGCTTTTAGCAAAGCCAATTAGTGGGAAGAGCGTGACGGCGGAGATGGGGAGGAGCGTGACGGCGGAGAGGGGGAGAAGTGCTGCAAAGCCCGtcatatatgttacagtcaatgtGTACAGTCAGCCAATGCGTACAGTgactgaaatattcagtcattgtGTACATTGTCCAAATGCCTGGTTAATTAACCCAAGTGTTATACAGATTGACCGATTGTTGAACAGGTATTACTGAGAAGACAAGCTTAGCTTTGGTTTCATTTTGTGATCAATTGGACTTCTTTTAATAAAGTAATTTTTATATTTTAGATTAATCTTCCTTAAAACAAAGTTTTCCATTAAAAATGTTTCTTCCTTAGAGCACAGCCTTATTTATAACCGCCATAATATTATCTTACTACTCTTGATATTCATTCTTCTTATCCTCATGGAGTTTGCATTTCGTAAACAGAGAGACAGTGTTTATTCAAGTGTCGCGTGCTTTTACAGTagatacaatacattacaaacatCCATTAAACAAAGCACTCGGCCATTTGACCTATGAGACACTAAAATCACAAGCATTTTGACAGTaaataatacaataaaataGGAGGATacatacacatcacatacaTTTCAGATtgataacatatatattttgctcACACAAATGTTAAAAACGCACTCGTAACCACACCTATCAAACATATTGACGTAAGCATATGCACTCATCAAACCACTCATGCAATCATACATTCGCACACATTGTACAACCaagcactcacacacacaattacacagtCACTGGCTTATGCTATCACGCTCTCACACCCTCACGCCAAGACATTCTCACACGAAAATATACACACACGTACAGAACAAAGAACCCACTCACACCTACGTGTACATATAGTTAAACATCTCCTGGGTAGACGACAGTTCGATTCAAAGTCAGTTTTGTTGACTAAAGAAGTGTACTATACTTTGATTGAAGAGGTCAAGGCTGCGTTGGGAGCAAGTGAGCGAGTTGCACTAGGataaagtgagcgagtgagctcttaacagtattccagcaatatcacggcgggtgaaaCCCAGAGCGTGGCTTTCACTCATTAATGCACGGGAATAATCGAACCCCGGGTCTAGGTAAAACGTGCGATCACATTAACCACTAGCTACAATGCCATTCCTTGACATCTAAAGGGGAAATGAAGAAAATACCCGGTTCTCTATTGCCAGATTCCGTGAGAAAGGGCTGATTGTATGAAGGGAATCGATTCCGGGTCTTCGGaaagacgagcgaacgcttgttgtaagaaggtGTAAGAAGGTGTAAGAAGGTTTCACATACCCGGTAGATACAGCAAGAGGCAGGCGTGTAAGTTACAAGAATCTATTTGGTCGTTTAAACAGTTAAAGCAGACCTTAGGTGAATACATATGTATCTAACTGGGTGAGGTTCCGACGAGACACGTGTATAGAAGGAGCACGCACGCCGTGAATACGTCAACTACCTTAGTCAGAGTACTGCTCGTGTTCCGAAAAATCGTCAAGCTGAAAGTAACGTGAATCTAGAAACGTTACTTCTAATGTAAGCAGTGAACTGGGTCATATACATTCCAAGGACTGTTAGTACAAGAAGGGAATGATTATGCACACGAGCATGCATCTGTGCTGTTCGCAGAATTCACAGTGTTTCTTTAGATCCAGTTGATTACAGTACACTAGTTACAGTACACCAGAACGTCTCTCTCTCTGAGCGTGTGAGTGCGTGCGCGAGCACGCGTCTTCAATAATCTTCAAATGCTACCAGAATTCATTCTGAAAACCTCGAACATCGCCTTTTTTCGCACGCAAGCCAGTTTTATCCTGGAAAATTGAGGGCTTGCCCACCTTTTCAGCAACAATCGTTTGTAATCATTACTTTAATTTTTATAATAACTGGAACCTGATCTAATTCTTAGTCCTGTAAATACATTTGGTGGCTTTCCTAACAAGTAAGCGTTTTTGCATTTCTTAAACTACAGAGATCTCCAAATACAAGTAGGGACATTACAAAACCAGGTGTCTGCTTGTCATTTTATCTTGATTGTCGACCAAGAAACTTGGGTCAAAGATTTGCATGTGCTCACATGCTGAAATGACGCACCCTGAAAAATCCTTAACTCATCATCACACTATGAGCAGATCCTGTTTCCCAGTAGCGGCCCTTACAGTGCCGTTGTCTTGCTCGTCATCTCCAACTACGACcaacactgacaaatgaaaCAAGATGACAACGCACACCACAATGTTTTATTCGACAGCTGATCTCAAGGGCCGTGAGAATATTTTGACGGTACACAGTTGACGTAGAGCTGCAACATACAAAGTGTATATCAGTAACACAGTGCCTCCGTCAACCAAGCTCCCAGTGCttgtttcttgcaaaactaTAATTTCACGAACTGTGCGCTACCGCCGTTATAGTTATTATTCGGGTTGCCGCTCCCACGTTTCCTAGTATTTTCGACATTGGTTTCATTTTATCAATTGCATTTAAAGTTCACTATCAATGTCTTATCATATTAAAGATCACATGTACGTGTTGAATTTTAGATTGTTGCTAAAATTAAAATGCCATATAGGTATCTGACCGAATATACCGTGAAAAAAGTAGGGTATTCCATTTTGCGACCATACCACTACCCATTGtgaatgcatatgagaaaaggtAATATCTGTCTATACAGATGAAACGTTTCCAAGGCAATGGAATAAATTCTCACATttccccttaatttctcttcatcatagtttcctccttgacttcatcattaGTATTTTATCAATGCATCTCCCTACCTTTTTGGAATGGTATATATGTGAATCTGTCGAAAGCTGTATTGTCACGTGACTTACATTGATCATGAATGCCTGGAACTCTGCGACGGAGACTTGACCATTCCCTGAAATACATGAAACGTTGTCAAGGGCTACAGACAAAGGAGACACATTTTCTTGGCACTTTATCTGTCAGTCCATTTCAGCGAGGGTCAAGGGCAAACTCTTCACGTTAGATGAAACTGTCAGCGAGCGTTTCAAAGAAGGAATGTATTTTTCTGTGTGGGTTTTTGTTAGTACGAACAGAGCATTTCAAATCCAGCTGCTATGAGGGCGACTGGTTGGTTTAAGATTAAACAACACaagtatatttcatttaaaatgggCGCTTAATGTGCCTTCGTGGCATGCATATCCAACTCGTGTCAAGCCAAATAGAGACTCGGACACCTCTCGTGGCCATTGTTTGCGACTTGATTCCATATATGCTCAAACATTTGTGACCAATTCGTGTTATTCCAGGACAAACCGAATAGACTCGCGGCGTCCCACTGAAGGCGGTTTTGTGATTAAGGTTTCCTCTGAACGTTGAAAGCATGTCTGAAACAACTGTCAGTCCGTGGCACCTTAGTGGTATGTTTCACCTAAGTATTGCACTAGAACACTGCTGAACTCAATTTTCTGTATCAAGGGTATATATTTAGATAAAAGATGAACGTACCTTGAAAAATCAGTTATTTCCGACGGATTAATTGTATTAGAAGTCATAATGCTATTACGAATGCTTTGGCGTATTTCATTACGAATGCTTTGGCGTATTAACTCACGGGTTAACATCACGTGGTTTGTTCTCCACTCAAACAGGTACAGTATAGGAGAAACGATCGGTGACATTGGGTTGCATCATCGATAaactccagggtatatgttccgattAACTAGTACCATGGCTGCATCGACGGTTCAGGCCGATAATTGTATTACCTTCCTTCTGGCTCCACCTTTTCACAGCAGCAAGTCAGACAAGCTTgctagtgtcaacaaagatagcggccGCAGTCGCAAAGGTTTGCTCGCTGCACGGCTAGGATTTAGCGGGAAAATCACACAGACAGACTGACATGTCTGAAACCTtccaaaatatatgcaagaacatTTTCTATCACTtccaaaatatatgcaagaactcatTCTATCTCTTCAGTTTTCTCTGCAATAACTGTGTTGCCAAGGAGTGAGTTTTGATAGAAGCCTTGTGGTGTGTACGCTCAACTACCCAGCATAGACATCTGATTGGATGAAAAGTCATCAAAGGGAAGCAAGTAGAAATAccatagatgcgtccagggtactCGTGGAGGTTTAAAGGAACGTGTCCCTTGGAGACTATCGAGACTGCTAGAGTTGTGGAGTAATGTCATGAGGTtgacaacaaaacacacacatacacacacacacatacacacacacacacacacacacacacacacacacacacacacacacactctctctctctctctctctctctgtgtgtgtgtctctctgtgtctctctctctctctctcacacacactcctGTGAACGCAAATTAAATCCATCTGTGAACGGAAATTAAATGAAACATCACCCACCGTCAGTGTCAATAGATTTCGCCAAAATGGCAAGGTCAGCAGCAGTCAGATTCTCGTCGTCATCCTTGTCGAAGTGGTGGAAGAGGTAGCCAACGAAGTCGTCATCGTCATGGTAGCGCTGATGCCACTGTTTCACAAAGTCATCCTCGGGGACCTTACCGTCCTCTGAACAACATCAGGAATATTGTGTTAATGGTGCAGTTGCACGAAAGCGATCATAACGTAACTCCCATGCATAGGCTTGCAACAGTTGTAGCGCAAAGGCTGTTTTCTCAACGGCACCCagctaatatatatatttccgaGGAAAAAATACCATTATTGACATTAGAACCAAGAGAagtattttctgaaacaatttcattttcaaacatatgATACGTAGGAGCAAGACTCCATGGTCACTGCCATATTGAATCAAAGTCGACCTgagaattcagtgatcaacaacatgagcatcgatctgcgcagttgggaaccaatggcatgtgcgaaccaagttagcgagcctgaccacccgatcccgtttgtcgcctcttacgacaagcatagtcgccttttatggcaagcatgggttgctgaaggcctattctaccctgggacgtTCACGGGTTTGACTGTATCAGAACAGAGGTTATGTGGGAACGTATGGTCGCGCGTAAACCCTTTGGGAAGAGAATGAACAGATATGTCATGCTGGAGAATTTTTGTCAATGAGAGGATACCATGTGACGTAGCATGCAGAAGGTAGCTCCATGTTTATGTAAAGTCTCCGTGCGTGTGTAGTGATATTTCACACATGCAACTCGCACAATTGACcgttctaccagcaagtggtCACCCCTAGTTAAAACACGACACAAAATGACAAGAAGataatgatcgtttgttaaacatctGTTTATTCGGGTGTCCAAAAACATGAGACTATGGTTGGTATGTCGATCACATTTGACTGCaaattttggttttgttgcaattattagattttgtgttagatTAGGTCGCTGACTTAACATGCTGACGAATATGTGAGGGTTCGAATCTGGAACGCCACATGACTGTTCTAAAATACCAGAATGTACTTTTCTAGAATCTTGTAATGTGtagtccggagtagaataggctttcagcaacccatgcttgccataaaacgcgACTACGGTTATCGTAGGAGGAGAgtaacgggactgggtggtcaggcccgctgacttggttgactcttgtcatcggttcccaactgcacaatcgatgttcatgctgtagatcactggattgtctagtccagtttcgattatttacgaccgccgccatatagctggaatattgcttagtgcaacgaaaaaataaactcactcactcccaaatGTATCAAGATGTGTCGAAGcaagtgagttggattttatgccgcttttagaaagAAAGATTTGCATAGGTGATTTTGAGAATATTGGACTCATGTACCCGAGGAAAACAATACTGTTTGTTTCGAAAACTTCCTGTTTGTGTGATTGTGAATTGCTTCAGCGCAAAAAACGAGGCAAGATAACGTTTTCTCTTGCAGAAGCGTTTGAAGAACATTCGCGTCACCAAgaaaacacacaaagcaacatgCACGTGCAGGTAAGCGGAAAAGCATACCATATCTATCACTATAGAAAGGCATACATGGTGTTTTGTCATTCGTTTTTGCCTGAGGAAATCATTATACCACGACTGAGTGCCGCCAGTCGAAATATCGCCATTGGCCGCCTGGACGACATCGAGAATTAGTTTGCAGTTGGCCGACATTTCAACGTTCATTAAAGCATCATTTGTGGCTTGCAGACCAATTCCACCCAAGACTGCCAGAGAAGCGACCCTCTGAGATTTACCACCCTAGCCCTGGACGTCTGCATCCGGGTTGCTCACTTGCATCATCGTTTCTGCCACAGCCGTGGTGACTGCAAAACACATGCCTGGTTTGAAAAGAATTTCAGACCAAACTGTCAGGAACCGACTGCGTGAAGTATGGATGTCACTAAGGATGCTGAGAGACTTTCATGAGTCGAACTGGAGTCGTAGAGTCTGGATTTGGAACCTTAGAGACTGGAGGCAagtctggttcagcgatgaaccACGATTTCCTCTTCCCGAGGTGGATGACAGCATTTGCACCGTCGGACAAATGGACATTTTACTCCTTTTTGCATTCGATAGCTCGGCAGATTCGGTGGTTGAAACGTCACGGCGTGGGGTGTGATATCCAGTACACAATGATTTGATTTCTTAGTGTTTTGGAAGAATTTTATAGCAACGAAATCCCTGCGCGTCACATAACAGAGGACGTTATTCCAGCATGACAGCGCATCTTCATATACAGCTCTTGTCACGACCCGCTACCTTGCCAGTTCTAACGCCAGTGTCTTGCCATGGCCTTCCCGTTCACGAGATCTTAATCTGATAGAACGCCTACGGGATGGAGTCGATAGACGTCATCGTCAAAACACACCCAGACACTTCCACAGCTGGCCATCGCATAGCGGGAAGAATAGGAAAGAATCACTTTGTTGACTTATCTAGTCTGTGCCGAGACTGTGATAAACCGTAATTCGTGCCAATGGTAGTGACTATGACGCCATCGTAAGTAACAGTGTGTTTGCCTCAAAGGCGGACCGATGAAGTGCAatctgacgaaggggcaaggaatagcccagaaacgtcgtgatAACAATAacgaagaagttgacatccataacattctGTCGTACATCAGAACTGCAATCTAACTTGAAAacaactaataaacataaaacagtgCAGAGAAATGGAAAGTCGGGCGTGCAAGAAAGGATGGAGACatcacagcacaggttaatgaatcaaaaACTTTGTCGGCAATTGTGCGCGTGCGTCTCGAACGCATGGCTGTCCCTCTCTCTGCGCGCCTCCCTCGTGCCAAACAGTGAACTGTCAATATTTTagtgatagtttgttaaacaacttttcttATTATCAAGAcacaaattctgcaaaaacctcacggacttggtatgatgtttttatTACGATCAGAGTATTTTATGTGTATTAGTTTCCGAGTTAGATtccaattcatcggtccgcttttgagtcaaacttactataaacagaaacacatcaataAAGGCTGTTGTTGTGTTGGCGAACTCTTTGTCTATTGACGTgtgaatttcatgaaaaaaatattgctCTTAAACTAACGCATTACATGTACGTTCTTCTAAAATACcttatgcgtttcttttcttttaaagAGAGTAATAAATTCTAATAATTGTCTTACTTTCGGGGTCATATCTTGATA
The window above is part of the Haliotis asinina isolate JCU_RB_2024 chromosome 1, JCU_Hal_asi_v2, whole genome shotgun sequence genome. Proteins encoded here:
- the LOC137277088 gene encoding uncharacterized protein, which encodes MIFLLVLIGSVAVYGQDHDHDHHHHNHSCTHSNNQHIVPKQVVLNIVNDMDKNGDGIVGLTEVSAEFISRYDPEKDGKVPEDDFVKQWHQRYHDDDDFVGYLFHHFDKDDDENLTAADLAILAKSIDTDGNGQVSVAEFQAFMINLYVNCVPSKYSHGP